The following coding sequences lie in one Chelonoidis abingdonii isolate Lonesome George chromosome 6, CheloAbing_2.0, whole genome shotgun sequence genomic window:
- the AK3 gene encoding GTP:AMP phosphotransferase AK3, mitochondrial isoform X1, with protein sequence MVVQQLLRAVIMGPPGSGKGTVSSRIVKHFALKHLSSGDLLRDNLQRRTEVGVIAKTYIDQGQLIPDDLMTRLMLNELKNLHRYHWLLDVLVFLKGFPRTVPQAEALDETCQIHTVINLDVPFETIKQRLTARWIHPGSGRVYNLEFNPPKDVGLDDITREPLVQRDDDKPETVTKRLKAYEAETKPVLDYYRKKGVLESFSGTETNKIWPLVHAFLQTKLPEVSQEEAAPHR encoded by the exons ATGgtggtgcagcagctgctgcgGGCCGTGATCATGGGCCCGCCGGGCTCCGGCAAGGGCACCGTGTCCTCCCGCATAGTCAAGCACTTCGCCCTGAAGCACCTCTCCAGCGGGGACCTGCTCCGGGACAACCTGCAGAGAAGGACAG AGGTTGGTGTCATTGCCAAGACCTACATTGATCAAGGGCAGCTTATTCCAGATGACCTCATGACACGGCTGATGTTGAATGAGCTGAAAAATCTGCACCGGTACCACTGGCTGCTGGATG TTTTAGTTTTCCTTAAAGGTTTTCCCAGAACAGTTCCACAGGCAGAGGCTCTGGATGAAACATGTCAGATACATACTGTGATTAACTTGGATGTGCCATTTGAGACCATTAAACAACGGCTCACTGCACGCTGGATCCATCCTGGTAGTGGCAGAGTCTACAATCTTGAATTCAATCCTCCCAAAGATGTT GGCCTTGATGATATTACCAGAGAGCCACTTGTTCAGCGTGATGATGATAAGCCAGAGACCGTTACCAAGAGACTGAAGGCTTATGAGGCAGAGACAAAGCCTGTTCTGGACTATTATCG GAAGAAAGGTGTACTGGAATCTTTCTCTGGAACAGAAACCAACAAGATCTGGCCACTGGTGCATGCTTTTCTCCAAACCAAATTACCAGAAGTGAGCCAGGAGGAAGCTGCCCCACACAGATGA
- the AK3 gene encoding GTP:AMP phosphotransferase AK3, mitochondrial isoform X2, which yields MVVQQLLRAVIMGPPGSGKGTVSSRIVKHFALKHLSSGDLLRDNLQRRTEVGVIAKTYIDQGQLIPDDLMTRLMLNELKNLHRYHWLLDGFPRTVPQAEALDETCQIHTVINLDVPFETIKQRLTARWIHPGSGRVYNLEFNPPKDVGLDDITREPLVQRDDDKPETVTKRLKAYEAETKPVLDYYRKKGVLESFSGTETNKIWPLVHAFLQTKLPEVSQEEAAPHR from the exons ATGgtggtgcagcagctgctgcgGGCCGTGATCATGGGCCCGCCGGGCTCCGGCAAGGGCACCGTGTCCTCCCGCATAGTCAAGCACTTCGCCCTGAAGCACCTCTCCAGCGGGGACCTGCTCCGGGACAACCTGCAGAGAAGGACAG AGGTTGGTGTCATTGCCAAGACCTACATTGATCAAGGGCAGCTTATTCCAGATGACCTCATGACACGGCTGATGTTGAATGAGCTGAAAAATCTGCACCGGTACCACTGGCTGCTGGATG GTTTTCCCAGAACAGTTCCACAGGCAGAGGCTCTGGATGAAACATGTCAGATACATACTGTGATTAACTTGGATGTGCCATTTGAGACCATTAAACAACGGCTCACTGCACGCTGGATCCATCCTGGTAGTGGCAGAGTCTACAATCTTGAATTCAATCCTCCCAAAGATGTT GGCCTTGATGATATTACCAGAGAGCCACTTGTTCAGCGTGATGATGATAAGCCAGAGACCGTTACCAAGAGACTGAAGGCTTATGAGGCAGAGACAAAGCCTGTTCTGGACTATTATCG GAAGAAAGGTGTACTGGAATCTTTCTCTGGAACAGAAACCAACAAGATCTGGCCACTGGTGCATGCTTTTCTCCAAACCAAATTACCAGAAGTGAGCCAGGAGGAAGCTGCCCCACACAGATGA